AGGATGTGTTCCTGGTCATAACAACTCTTATGTAATCATTCAGAAGTAATGGAAGCAAAAGTATTAGATTTCAACGGAAAAGATACTGGAAGAAAAGTTCAACTTTCTGATTCAGTATTTGGTATAGAACCAAACAATCATGCAGTATACCTTGATGTTAAGCAATATCTTGCTAATCAAAGACAAGGAACGCACAAAGCTAAAGAAAGAGCTGAAGTAGCGGGAAGTACTCGTAAGATAAAAAAACAAAAAGGAACTGGTACTGCTCGTGCGGGTAGTGCAAAGAATCCATTGTTTAAAGGTGGTGGAACAGTTTTCGGACCAAGACCAAGAAGTTATTCATTCAAATTGAATAAAAGCTTGA
Above is a window of Flavobacterium sp. 123 DNA encoding:
- the rplD gene encoding 50S ribosomal protein L4 encodes the protein MEAKVLDFNGKDTGRKVQLSDSVFGIEPNNHAVYLDVKQYLANQRQGTHKAKERAEVAGSTRKIKKQKGTGTARAGSAKNPLFKGGGTVFGPRPRSYSFKLNKSLKRLARKSAFSIKAKESNIIVLEDFNFETPNTKNFINVLKALGLENKKSLFVLGDSNKNVYLSSRNLKASNVVSSSELSTYAILNANNLVLLEGSLEGIEENLSK